Genomic window (Chloroflexota bacterium):
CCCAGCCCCGAAGGGGGCTTCGCTCCTTCAGCGCGGGGGTTTAGCCCCGCGCGGCATGCCGCCCTGCTACTTCCCTGACAGGGCGGGCGCAATGCGGGCCGCCCACTCCCTCACCGCATCCCAATCGCGGAAATCCCCTTCGGGGGACTTCATCGCGCGGATGATGAGGCGAAGCAAGAACGGCAAGCGGCTGCTGTCCATGACGCCTGGGAATAATCCCACATCCACGGGCTTCACGCTGGGCGTCTTGGCGCGGAGGTCGTCCAGGTAGGCCGCCACGGTGCAGCGGTTCTCCTCGGTATCGTTTGCCATGGTCAGGCACACGACAAAGTAGGCCACCGACATGCGGCTCAACTCCGCCTCGTGCTTCCGCACGAACGACACGACTTCGGGCATGAGCCGCCCCGCGCGTATGGCGCTGCCGATGATGGCGCTGGTGTAGCCTGCCAGGCTGCGGACTTTGCCCACAGGCTGCACATCTACTTGGGCTCCCTGATCCCGCAGCACCTCGGCAATCGTCTCGGCGACGGTTGCCGTGGACCCCATGCGGGTGGCATAGGCAACGAGAATTCGGTTTTGCATCATGGCTCCTTTCATGTTGTTGCGGGCATCGCTTGGCGACATCATCGGCGGTTCATTCCGCTTTGGCGAGGCCGCCGCCGTATGCTATACTCATTTCGTCGGGATGGCAAATGATTCCCTGGCGGGCGGCCGCTTGGGGACAGGAGAAGCGGTTGGACGCGAAACATCTGCATACGCTGGAATTTGACCGCATTTTGGAGCGCGTGGCTGCGCACACGTCGTTCTCCTTCGGGCGCGAGCGGGCGCTGGCGACCCAGCCCACGTCGGACCTGGACGAGGCCCGACGCCTGTTGCGGCTGACGGGCGAGGCGCGCCTGCTGCTGGATACGAAGGGCGTGCTCTCCATCGGGGGTGCGCGGGACGTCCGCCCGCTGCTCAGCCGCGCCGAGCGCCGCGCCATGCTGGACGCGCAGGAACTGCTGGACATCCGCGAGACGCTCAACGCGGCGCGGA
Coding sequences:
- a CDS encoding flavodoxin domain-containing protein encodes the protein MKGAMMQNRILVAYATRMGSTATVAETIAEVLRDQGAQVDVQPVGKVRSLAGYTSAIIGSAIRAGRLMPEVVSFVRKHEAELSRMSVAYFVVCLTMANDTEENRCTVAAYLDDLRAKTPSVKPVDVGLFPGVMDSSRLPFLLRLIIRAMKSPEGDFRDWDAVREWAARIAPALSGK